A single window of Anopheles moucheti chromosome 2, idAnoMoucSN_F20_07, whole genome shotgun sequence DNA harbors:
- the LOC128298433 gene encoding uncharacterized protein LOC128298433 codes for MQQTVMDKRKAVSLLLMLVLVVVTQGQEMYPDYMETNEFDPLTSSEENVMQDNEMPSSLWYDAASGFHLSPPFIDKTLSGNCSNTTTIVCTGCRRVRVCIPGISDQSLLPENNCPPSTYCHTLSQGMGGACLAKADSMFPECRYTAGFGGHSGEIGGTRFGILCTGLGVFPDPLDCRKFHYCTSIGNYARPFKCPSEYVYNSKKKTCSRNAQCRTIQCRPNGRSIFLPFPQDSEYYAYCNYKRIRNRSTLRNVIVYKCAEGSEFNVLSNSCVFQCPREGFLAKPGDSSKFYWCRKVSGKLFGYEQVCPGLGSMFSPKLGICLPPPMITTTEMPSTTMSTMSETASATETQSEMTTSTTDPTMVADTPVHLPPWPKWPSISVSSLL; via the exons ATGCAGCAAACAGTAATGGACAAACGTAAAGCAGTGAGTTTGCTTTTGATG CTTGTTTTGGTGGTTGTGACCCAAGGGCAAGAAATGTATCCAGACTATATGGAAACAAATGAGTTTGACCCACTCACTTCATCGGAGGAAAATGTAATGCAAGATAATGAAATGCCCAGTTCGTTGTGGTACGATGCAGCATCCGGTTTCCATCTTTCGCCACCCTTTATCGACAAGACTTTGTCGGGGAACTGCTCTAATACTACGACGATCGTATGTACTGGCTGTCGTCGCGTTCGTGTTTGCATACCAGGAATAAGCGATCAGTCATTGTTGCCGGAAAATAATTGTCCTCCATCAACGTACTGTCACACCCTTAGTCAGGGGATGGGAGGTGCATGTTTGGCCAAGGCTGATTCCATGTTCCCAGAGTGCAGATACACAGCAGGTTTCGGTGGACATAGTGGGGAGATAGGTGGAACCAGATTTGGTATATTGTGCACGGGGTTGGGAGTGTTTCCTGATCCACTGGATTGCAGAAAGTTCCACTATTGTACGTCCATTGGAAATTATGCGCGACCATTCAAATGTCCTTCCGAATATGTGTACAACTCCAAGAAAAAGACATGCAGTAGAAATGCTCAATGTCGAACAATACAATGTCGCCCGAACGGAAGATCTATATTCCTTCCATTTCCACAGGATTCAGAATATTACGCGTACTGCAATTACAAACGCATTAGGAACCGGTCAACGTTACGAAACGTAATAGTGTACAAATGCGCCGAAGGTTCGGAATTCAACGTGCTGTCCAATAGTTGTGTTTTCCAGTGCCCAAGGGAAGGCTTTTTGGCGAAGCCCGGTGATTCTTCGAAGTTCTACTGGTGTCGTAAGGTTAGTGGAAAATTGTTTGGCTATGAGCAAGTGTGTCCAGGGTTGGGATCCATGTTTAGTCCCAAACTTGGGATATGTTTACCTCCACCGATGATTACAACTACCGAAATGCCATCAACTACGATGTCGACGATGAGTGAAACTGCATCAGCAACCGAAACACAATCAGAAATGACAACTAGTACCACGGATCCAACAATGGTGGCAGACACACCAGTACATCTCCCTCCTTGGCCAAAATGGCCCTCAATTTCTGTATCATCGCTTTTGTAA
- the LOC128298733 gene encoding uncharacterized protein LOC128298733: MWRQRIVWCCVLVCIKEVVSMSSFVLFSSRVASDKCDTGKRQGCADCRTVNICSYDQTVLTSYKCQDVEPDKPYCTGDGICSAEYASESTCGVADDLCPPMKAGFYPDPANCTQYIYCDEKQVSTSVSCLAANNAYNHSSSSCFLRKTLDDCYQVNCDLLLNRNKWFVYKPFPQLYFFCSSSGLPVMFECPRESDVYDVKLQRCKFECRESGRFPYPEDNKKYYECVYVTPFKLELFEQRCPLQLTYDEERKICKL, translated from the exons ATGTGGCGGCAACGCATAGTTTGGTGCTGTGTTTTAGTGTGTATTAAGGAG GTAGTTTCGATGAGCTCATTTGTGCTTTTCAGCTCACGCGTCGCGAGTGATAAGTGTGATACCGGAAAACGGCAAGGTTGCGCTGATTGTCGTACGGTGAACATTTGTAGCTACGATCAAACAGTACTCACTAGCTACAAATGTCAAGATGTAGAACCAGATAAACCTTACTGTACCGGAGATGGTATCTGTTCAGCGGAATATGCATCAGAGAGTACATGTGGTGTGGCGGACGATCTGTGTCCCCCGATGAAGGCTGGATTTTATCCAG ATCCTGCTAATTGCACCCAGTATATATACTGCGACGAGAAACAAGTATCCACATCTGTGAGTTGTTTGGCAGCGAATAATGCCTACAATCATTCGTCCTCATCGTGCTTTCTACGCAAAACGTTGGATGACTGCTACCAAGTCAATTGTGATTTGTTGTTGAATCGCAACAAATGGTTCGTCTATAAACCTTTTCCTCAgctttatttcttttgctcGAGCAGTGGTTTACCGGTGATGTTTGAATGTCCACGGGAATCGGATGTGTACGATGTAAAACTGCAACGATGCAAGTTTGAATGCCGAGAGAGCGGGCGGTTCCCGTATCCGGAAGATAACAAAAAGTACTACGAATGTGTTTACGTCACACCGTTCAAA CTGGAATTGTTCGAGCAACGATGCCCTTTGCAGCTTACGTACGACGAAGAGAGGAAGATCTGCAAACTATAA